The DNA region AGATAAATGCCAGGCAATTGCCTCTCCTTCTCGGTCCGGATCGGCTGCGAGATAGACTTTATCAGCTTTTTTAGCAGCTGCTTTTAAACTTTTGATTACATCGCCTTTACCTCTGATCGAGATATAGTGCGGTTCATAATTATTTTCAATATCGATACCCATTTTACTTTTTGGTAAATCACGAATGTGTCCAACACTGGCAACTACCTTATAATTTTTTCCTAAATATTTTTCAATCGTTTTGGCTTTAGCTGGGGATTCTACAATAACTAGATATTTATACGCCATTCAACGTGTGGCTCCTTTCGGTTTTTGTGTTTCTTCTATTATATATATCAAAATGTAGAGAACTCACAAATCGTACTTCATCATATCTATTCATCACAGGTTTGTCAAGGATTGATAGTATTAAATTGAAAAATTTTGGATTTCTTCAAGGATATCTTGAGGGCAAATCGTACACTTTGCACCTTCTTGAATCAGTGTATGACAGCCATCAGAACGCAAATCTAGTGAATTTCCTGGAACTGCAAATACTTCTCTTCCGTATTCTAATGCTGCTTGTGCAGTAATTAAAGAGCCACTTTTTTTACCGGCCTCGATCACACATGTACCTAAACTGATGCCTGCGATGATCCGGTTTCTCATTGGAAAATGGTATTTTCTTGGCTTTGTTCCGTTAGGATACTCACTGATCACTAGCTGTTCTGCCATCATTTTGCGTTGAACATGAGCTGTTTCTTTTGGGTAGCAATAGTCTAGTCCCGTTCCGATTACACCGATCGTTTGACCTGAATGATGCATTGCTACTTGATGGCTTACACTATCTATTCCCTTAGCTAATCCACTGACGATCGTCAGCCCATGTTCAATCATTTTAGGTACTAATTGCCTAACGACATTTATTCCATAAACAGAAGAAGATCTAGCGCCAACAAAAGATAAACAAGGATTCTTTAAAAGAGCAATATTTCCTTGGTAAAATAATAAAACTGGACAATTGTAGATTTGCTTCAGATATGTTGGATAGTCATCATCTAAAATTGTAATAAAACTATGATGTTCTTGAAAAGATCTTAGGCTCTTATTTTCTCTAGTCCAATACTCCCAAGAGTGTAAAAAAATCTTCTGATAGGTTCGGATTTCAGCTATGTGAATAATCTCTTCTTTGGAGAAATCAGCTATATTATTATAATTCATTGAAAAATCTAATACTTTTAGCATTCCTAGATTGCCTATGCCTTTACATACCGAAAGTTTAAAAAATAGTGCCCGTTGTTCTTCATTCATAAAAAAAACCTTCCTTTGTGTATACTTGTTATAGTAAGTATCCGCAAAAAAAGGTCTTTTTTATTTTTTAGCAAAAATCTTTTATTGGAGCAAAGGTCTTTCTATGAATTTTACAAATTCCCAGCTCCTTGATCCCTTGTAAATGCTCTTTTGTTCCATAACCAGCATTTTTTTCAAAACCATAACCGGGATACATTTTAGCATAGTCCTCCATCAATCGATCACGAATAACTTTTGCTACAATACTTGCAGCTGCAATCGAAACAGAACGTGCATCTCCTTTTATGATATTTTCTTGAGGAATCTTGACATCCAAAGTCATTGCATCTATCAACAAATAATCAGGAATGAAGCATAGATCTTCTAATGCGATTCCCATTGCAAGTTTAGATGCCTGATAGATATTGATTTCATCGATTTTATTGTGATCAACCATGCCAATACCGATAGAAATAGCTTGATTTTGAATTTGATCATAAAGCTCATCTCTTTTTTTAGCAGATAACTTTTTAGAATCATTAACACCAAGCAATTGAAATTTTTCTGGTAAAATAACCGCTGCTGCAACAACTGGTCCAGCCAAAGGACCTCGACCAACCTCGTCGATTCCTACGATCAAACGATGTCCTTGTGCGCGGGCATTCCTTTCAAACACTTGCATCTCATCTAAAAGCGCTATGTCCTTTTCATGTCGTTGAATTCTGCGTTCCCATTGCTTGAGAGCTTGTTGTACTCCGCTGCGCTCATCTTGCTGCCAGTGCTCAATTCGTTCGTCATCTCTTCTATCAATTTCAGCTAAAGCCATTTTTATTTGTTGAATCGATTCAGCTTTCATCATTTATAGCTCCTAATTCTTCCCAACGATCTAATGTATAAGGTCCCAATTTACTGCTTCGGATCTCCTGGATGATCATTTCACTTGCTCGATCGTAATCATCACGGTACCCACGTTTTTGACTGATCAGCATCAAAAGCTCCGCAGGTGGTAAAAAAGTTTCTTCTTCAGTTAGACGGTATCGTTCAATCAAACGCTCAGGATAAAAACGAGAAAAAAACGACAAACCATAAATGGCTAAATCATCTAAATGAAGAAGTTGATCCTTGATTGCTCCCGTCAATGCCAATTTTTTTCCAATTTCCTGATCTTCAAATTTAGGCCACAAAATACCCGGCGTATCTAAAAGTTCTAGCTCCGTTCCTGAACGCAGCCATTGTTGTCCTTTGGTAACTCCTGGCTTGTTGCCTGTTTGTGCTATTTTTTTCCCGACTAATCGATTCATCAGTGTTGATTTCCCGACATTAGGAATCCCAATGCACATGGCACGGATCGCGCGAGGCTTCAGTCCTTTTGCTCTTTCACGTTCGATTTTCTCTTTCAGAGCCTTTTTGGCTTCCGGAACGATTTTATTGACTCCTTTATTCTGCTGAGCATTGATAATCAGGGTATGGTAACCTTTTTCTTGAAAATATTGTTGCCATTTTTGATTCTGCTCCTTATCTGCCAAATCTCCCTTATTCAATAAGATCAATCGAGGTTTTTGTTGAACGATTTGATCCATCATTGGATTGCGGGATGAAAGCGGCAACCTCGCATCAATCAGTTCAAATACGATATCTACGTATTTGATTTTCTCTGATACTTCTCTTCTGGCTTTTGCCATATGTCCTGGGAACCACTGTATTGTCATTTTATCACCTATCTTGGTATAAATTTCATGTGTGAAAATGGGTAGTACACAAATTGAGCTTTGCCTAAAATATACTTACTTTCGACTGCTCCGAAAGAACGGCTATCCTTTGACATCCGACGGTTATCACCTAGTACAAAGTAGTGATCTTCAGGCAGCACCTTTTCTGCAATCAGATCGCTCAAATCGAAATTGGTCGTGTAAGGAACCGTTTCATGATCTTTTTTCAGATTTTTTTCTAGGAAGGGTTCTTCTATCGGAGTTTCATTAACATAAAGCTGATCGTTCTCATAGCGAATTGCATCCCCCGGCAGCCCGATGATCCGTTTAATATAAATCGATCCATTCGGTAATTTAAACACAACTACATCAAACCGCTTGATCGAAGTGAACTTCTCCATCACGATCATATCCCCTTGATTCAGTGTTTTGGCCATTGAACTTCCGTCAACCGGAACAGGAATCAAGAAAAAACCTCTCAAAATAAAAACTAAGACAACAGAAGGAATGAGTAATTTCATGAAAGAAATAAAGTAACCAACATAATTTTTCTTTTGATCCATCTTCCCCATCCTTTCGTCTATCTTATTATAAAGGAAGAACATTAGAAAAAGCGACTATTTTTATAGAAAAAAAATGAATCCTTTTGCAAAATAAAGTAAAGGTGTGAAAAAGGTAAAATATCGTTTAATGAATCACCCCAGTTCACACCATCATTTTTAATTTTTGTTTCGTTCTTCCTGTAATTCTTTGATGCCCAAATCATAGGCTTGATCATTTTCAACAATTTTTTTCGCTACTTCTTTTTCGATATGATCTGCAGTTTCGTTATCTACTTCACCAGTAACTGGAAGACTGTTCTCAGTTTGAACAGCAGCTACAGCATTTTTCGTTTCTTCAGAAAAATCACTGCTTTCGGCATTTACTTCATATCCCAAAGCTTTTAATAAAGCATTGAGATTTTTGACAACAGAAGAAGAATCGCCTATTTTCAACGTTTTGTCTCTAGAAATCGGAGCTAGATAGGCATAGTCAGGGTAATCTGCTTTGATCGTTGGCTCTAATCCTTTTTCATGAATCCACTCACCTTTAGGCGTCAACCACTTCATCACAGTCAATTTGATCTCACTTTTATCGTTCAAATTCTTCACTGATTGGACAGTGCCTTTGCCGAAGGTTTTCATCCCAATGATTTTTTTATTTCCAGATTCTTTTAGAGCCGCTGCGAAAATTTCAGAAGCGCTCGCACTGCCTTCGTCCACCAAAACAACAGTTGGCTCTTTTACTTTAAACCCGTCATCTAATTCAGAAGAAGCCGTATCTTCACTTGTATTTCCCTGCTTATCTTCAAATTTCACGATAGTTTGACCATCTTCTAAGAACATACTGGCCATCTGTTCCACCTGATCCAATAAGCCCCCAGGGTTTTGACGTAAATCGATCACGAAGGAGGTTGCCCCGTCTTTTCTTAATGAGATGATCGTATCTTTCAACTCTTGGTATGTATTTTCACCAAAGGAAGAAATTTTGATGCTGCCGATCGTTTTATCTTTGGCATCGGGTTCTCCCTTAACAGTTTCGATTGGGATTGTATCTCGTTTTAATTTTAGCTCAAAAGTTTCAGAACCACGAGTGATGGTTAAGCGGACTTCTGTCCCTTTTTTTCCTCGTATTTTACTTACAACTTCAGTGAGTGTTTTTCCTTTCGTTTCCTCATCATCCACTTTGATGATTTGATCGTTTGCTTTGATTCCTGCCTTTGCAGCTGGAGATCCGTCGATCGGTGCTTGTGCCACAGTAGGTAGTTCATCGGTCATGGTCATGGTTGCACCAATTCCCTCAAAACTTCCTGAAAGACTTTGATCCAGTTCATCTGCTTCGGGTTCATTTAAATAGCTGGAATATGGATCATCTAACGCTTCTGTCATTCCTTTTAGTGCACCATCTACTAGCTTTTCTTCATCGACCTTTCCAACGTAATTTGTGACAATTTCGTTGTAAAGAGCGTCAACTTTTTTTAGCTCACTGCTTTGCATTGGACGATCAGCAAGTTGTTTTTTATATTGGTGATCAAAATAAATATAACTACCACTTCCAACAAGAAACGCGACACATAAAATTGAAATTATGTACTGATAATAAGGCACTTGTCGTTTCTCTTTCATAGCGTTCTCCCCTTCCTGCTAATTTATACTGCATGCATTCCAGTGTAACATGAAAAAAAAGCAAGGAAAAGTCTTCCCCGCTTTTTATTTGTTGTTTTCTAAGTATTTTTCCCACAACTCATCAAAAATGAGCATATTGCTTATATAATCTACATTCATTTCCAAGTAACTGGATATTTCATGATAATCTTCAGATTGTTTTGGGAATTGAATGTCTTTTGCAGCGTCATTGGCAAATTGACTTTCTGCAGTTTTTTTAGGAGCTCGTAAAGTCATTAAGTAATGGTAGAAACTTCTTCTCATTGATTCACCAATTTTCTTTTATAAAATTTGCTCGATTTGCGTGAGCATCTTCGTAGCGTTCAGGATCTTTTTGATAAAAATCTTGATGATAGTCTTCGGCAGGATAAAAAGTGACAGCCGGTTGGATCTTTGTAACTATAGGATCATCAAAGCGTCCACTTTCTGCTAATGCTTTTCTGCTTTGTATCGCAATTTCCTTTTGCTCATCTGTTGTGTAAAAAATCACTGGTCGATAATTGTCCCCGCGATCTTCGAATTGACCAAGAGCATCGGTAGGATCTGTTTGCTGCCAGTATATTTCTACTAATCGTTCATATGACATGATTTCGGGATCAAATTCAATCTCGACAGCTTCAGTATGCCCAGTAGTATGACTCAAGACTTGCTCGTAAGTGGGATTAGGCACATGTCCTCCTGTATACCCAGAGGTAACCGAAAGAATGCCAGGTTGGGTATCGAACGGCTGAATCATGCACCAAAAACAACCTCCAGCAAATATTGCTTTTTCACTCATAATTAATCCTCCTTACTTGAAGTATCTTTTGGTAGATAGATGTTCATTCGAATATCATCGTCCACTAAATTGATTTTTTCTGCTCGAATAAACAGGCCGTTTTGCATTCTAAACTGATCTAAACGCAGCAAAATAGTACTGTCATCCGGATTTACCTCTACCCAACTTGGTAGCTTATAATCTCGCTGAACAAACTTCAAGATCTCTTTTATTGGTAAACCTAGCGTTCCAATTGATAAACTTTTAGCCTTTAGTTGAACATTGCCATCATTCATCACAAATGGATCGAAATAAAGGTTGAATTCAATTGGATAGCCTAAAACTTCAAAAGTTCCGTTCAACATAGCTTCGTTTTCTAAATAAAATTTATAGTTAATGTCAGAATCCTTTTGAAAATCACTAAGGAAAAAATCGATCAATGCATTGACCTGTTTTTTATTTGATTGAATAGCAATTACAGGTGTTCCCTCTTTAGCAACCAGTTCAGGAACCGGTTTATAATTAGGCTCACGAACTTGAGTGATTCTTACAAAAATAAAAGCTAAACTTGCAATAATAGTACCAACTAAAATAAGAAAAGCGATCTTCCAACGATTCATTGGCGTTTGCACGTCTTTCTTTTGTTTTCTCTGCTTAGCGTCTTTTTCCTTTTTAGAAGTCTCTTGTTCATTGTTCATCTTGTTCACTCACTTCCTTTTT from Enterococcus sp. 9D6_DIV0238 includes:
- the lepB gene encoding signal peptidase I; amino-acid sequence: MDQKKNYVGYFISFMKLLIPSVVLVFILRGFFLIPVPVDGSSMAKTLNQGDMIVMEKFTSIKRFDVVVFKLPNGSIYIKRIIGLPGDAIRYENDQLYVNETPIEEPFLEKNLKKDHETVPYTTNFDLSDLIAEKVLPEDHYFVLGDNRRMSKDSRSFGAVESKYILGKAQFVYYPFSHMKFIPR
- a CDS encoding ribonuclease HII, yielding MKAESIQQIKMALAEIDRRDDERIEHWQQDERSGVQQALKQWERRIQRHEKDIALLDEMQVFERNARAQGHRLIVGIDEVGRGPLAGPVVAAAVILPEKFQLLGVNDSKKLSAKKRDELYDQIQNQAISIGIGMVDHNKIDEINIYQASKLAMGIALEDLCFIPDYLLIDAMTLDVKIPQENIIKGDARSVSIAAASIVAKVIRDRLMEDYAKMYPGYGFEKNAGYGTKEHLQGIKELGICKIHRKTFAPIKDFC
- the msrA gene encoding peptide-methionine (S)-S-oxide reductase MsrA; its protein translation is MSEKAIFAGGCFWCMIQPFDTQPGILSVTSGYTGGHVPNPTYEQVLSHTTGHTEAVEIEFDPEIMSYERLVEIYWQQTDPTDALGQFEDRGDNYRPVIFYTTDEQKEIAIQSRKALAESGRFDDPIVTKIQPAVTFYPAEDYHQDFYQKDPERYEDAHANRANFIKENW
- the ylqF gene encoding ribosome biogenesis GTPase YlqF, coding for MTIQWFPGHMAKARREVSEKIKYVDIVFELIDARLPLSSRNPMMDQIVQQKPRLILLNKGDLADKEQNQKWQQYFQEKGYHTLIINAQQNKGVNKIVPEAKKALKEKIERERAKGLKPRAIRAMCIGIPNVGKSTLMNRLVGKKIAQTGNKPGVTKGQQWLRSGTELELLDTPGILWPKFEDQEIGKKLALTGAIKDQLLHLDDLAIYGLSFFSRFYPERLIERYRLTEEETFLPPAELLMLISQKRGYRDDYDRASEMIIQEIRSSKLGPYTLDRWEELGAINDES
- a CDS encoding YpmS family protein codes for the protein MNRWKIAFLILVGTIIASLAFIFVRITQVREPNYKPVPELVAKEGTPVIAIQSNKKQVNALIDFFLSDFQKDSDINYKFYLENEAMLNGTFEVLGYPIEFNLYFDPFVMNDGNVQLKAKSLSIGTLGLPIKEILKFVQRDYKLPSWVEVNPDDSTILLRLDQFRMQNGLFIRAEKINLVDDDIRMNIYLPKDTSSKED
- the dprA gene encoding DNA-processing protein DprA; the protein is MNEEQRALFFKLSVCKGIGNLGMLKVLDFSMNYNNIADFSKEEIIHIAEIRTYQKIFLHSWEYWTRENKSLRSFQEHHSFITILDDDYPTYLKQIYNCPVLLFYQGNIALLKNPCLSFVGARSSSVYGINVVRQLVPKMIEHGLTIVSGLAKGIDSVSHQVAMHHSGQTIGVIGTGLDYCYPKETAHVQRKMMAEQLVISEYPNGTKPRKYHFPMRNRIIAGISLGTCVIEAGKKSGSLITAQAALEYGREVFAVPGNSLDLRSDGCHTLIQEGAKCTICPQDILEEIQNFSI
- a CDS encoding S41 family peptidase, with the protein product MKEKRQVPYYQYIISILCVAFLVGSGSYIYFDHQYKKQLADRPMQSSELKKVDALYNEIVTNYVGKVDEEKLVDGALKGMTEALDDPYSSYLNEPEADELDQSLSGSFEGIGATMTMTDELPTVAQAPIDGSPAAKAGIKANDQIIKVDDEETKGKTLTEVVSKIRGKKGTEVRLTITRGSETFELKLKRDTIPIETVKGEPDAKDKTIGSIKISSFGENTYQELKDTIISLRKDGATSFVIDLRQNPGGLLDQVEQMASMFLEDGQTIVKFEDKQGNTSEDTASSELDDGFKVKEPTVVLVDEGSASASEIFAAALKESGNKKIIGMKTFGKGTVQSVKNLNDKSEIKLTVMKWLTPKGEWIHEKGLEPTIKADYPDYAYLAPISRDKTLKIGDSSSVVKNLNALLKALGYEVNAESSDFSEETKNAVAAVQTENSLPVTGEVDNETADHIEKEVAKKIVENDQAYDLGIKELQEERNKN
- a CDS encoding YozE family protein, whose amino-acid sequence is MRRSFYHYLMTLRAPKKTAESQFANDAAKDIQFPKQSEDYHEISSYLEMNVDYISNMLIFDELWEKYLENNK